A window of Trichoderma atroviride chromosome 3, complete sequence contains these coding sequences:
- a CDS encoding uncharacterized protein (SECRETED:SignalP(1-20)), whose amino-acid sequence MTVSICLAALALMYASEIDARIGDYPVTLLQIIHGSYEHGAVDDLAPWSWECHFSLSTAS is encoded by the coding sequence ATGACAGTCTCCATCTGTCTTGCAGCATTGGCGCTCATGTATGCATCCGAGATTGATGCCCGCATCGGCGACTACCCTGTCACCCTGCTGCAGATCATCCATGGCAGTTATGAGCACGGGGCCGTCGATGATCTTGCCCCATGGAGCTGGGAATGCCACTTTAGCCTCTCGACGGCCAGTTGA
- a CDS encoding uncharacterized protein (TransMembrane:2 (i78-104o137-159i)), whose protein sequence is MTEVCHSSHPSLREDKAGMRARGSASEVDPSTPWPVCEVPGQGSAEAEMRESGGELNPSRPHPGSLAGTPPTKQMIRFLLNVFSGVCLWLLHGVVLGIFATSLMDKIDWEYKVMIPAMLEKDKHIGKWAWYEYADLLFAYVPIRLQFAAIVQQSLRLLVPREAELKMPRSNSPSSLTVACCSSVNGWAT, encoded by the exons ATGACCGAGGTCTGCCACTCCAGCCACCCGAGTCTCAGAGAGGACAAGGCCGGGATGCGTGCGCGAGGCAGCGCCAGCGAGGTTGATCCCAGCACACCTTGGCCTGTCTGTGAGGTGCCAGGCCAGGGTAGCGCAGAAGCCGAAATGCGTGAATCCGGGGGAGAGCTCAATCCGTCCAGGCCCCATCCCGGCTCCCTTGCAGGAACGCCACCAACCAAACAAATGATTCGTTTTCTGTTGAACGTCTTTTCTGGTGTCTGCCTTTGGCTCCTACATGGAGTAGTCCTTGGTATCTTTGCCACATCTCTGATGGACAAGATAGATTGGGAGTACAAGGTCATGATCCCTGCAATGCTAGAAAAGGATAAGCATATAGGCAAGTGGGCTTGGTACGA ATATGCCGATCTCCTGTTCGCGTATGTTCCGATTCGCCTGCAATTTGCAGCCATCGTACAGCAGAGCCTTCGCTTACTCGTGCCTAGGGAagcagagctgaagatgccACGATCCAACTCCCCATCTTCTCTTACTGtagcctgctgcagctctgtGAACGGTTGGGCGACATGA
- a CDS encoding uncharacterized protein (EggNog:ENOG41) has translation MAEQRVDDVCTRVAVPGWMPSSCSGICETENTPFFCLPFCSSIIIIISRAPIHCCIKSASFINKKNTIAIFPIKNSLSCLGQACISRCVRISTMSAPEGNVNLQTMTVTEPERSYDAQPKSHPAMDPQQPHPDTPEDVNMRGGDRGGCCPGRFCFIIPCPIPIDCCII, from the exons ATGGCAGAGCAACGTGTCGATGACGTATGTACTCGTGTAGCTGTCCCTGGATGGATGCCAAGCAGCTGTTCAGGAATCTGTGAAACGGAAAACACACCGTTCTTTTGTTtacctttttgttcttccatcatcatcatcatctccagagctCCAATTCATTGCTGCATTAAATCCGCTAGCTttataaacaaaaaaaatacaatCGCAATATTCCCAATCAAGAACTCTCTTTCCTGCTTAGGCCAAGCTTGCATCTCACGCTGCGTTCGCATCTCAACCATGTCTGCTCCAGAGGGAAACGTCAATCTCCAGACAATGACCGTCACAGAGCCTGAGCGCTCGTATGATGCACAGCCAAAGTCACATCCTGCAATGG ATCCTCAACAGCCCCATCCCGACACACCCGAAGACGTCAACATGCGTGGAGGCGATCGAGGCGGCTGCTGCCCCGGCCGATTCTGCTTCATCATACCCTGCCCGATTCCGATTGATTGCTGCATCATCTAA
- a CDS encoding uncharacterized protein (EggNog:ENOG41) — MDPSDHFFTTQDLHHQYHFDASMHHVMPHHQQDKLNLAIPMFSADATNAAFFHVPAQSMAGLTGPGMTSPPAPHHYRQDSPSSTHSGGSVSKYRGAARSPDGDDFDAGSDEAQAAIRRHRNTMAARKYRQKRLDQISDLERALSDVTSERDDLKLKLARREAEVEALREILGKKR, encoded by the exons ATGGATCCTAGCG ACCACTTCTTCACAACGCAAGACCTCCATCACCAGTATCACTTTGACGCAAGCATGCACCATGTCATGCCGCACCACCAACAAGACAAGCTGAATTTGGCGATTCCCATGTTCTCAGCCGACGCTACAaacgccgccttcttccatGTGCCAGCACAGTCAATGGCCGGCTTAACAGGGCCAGGCATGACTtcgccaccagcgccgcatCATTACCGCCAGGACTCTCCCTCTAGCACACACAGCGGAGGATCCGTTTCAAAATACCGCGGCGCTGCCCGATCACCAGACGGCGATGATTTTGATGCCGGCAGCGACGAGGCGCAAGCAGCCATCAGGCGACACCGCAACACAATGGCGGCACGAAAATACAGGCAGAAGCGCCTCGACCAGATCTCCGACCTGGAGCGAGCCTTGAGCGACGTGACCAGCGAGCGTGACGACCTCAAACTGAAGCTCGCAAGACGCGAGGCCGAAGTAGAGGCGCTACGAGAGATcttggggaagaagagatga
- a CDS encoding uncharacterized protein (TransMembrane:1 (o28-47i)) yields MARDSSSKSHRLPAYIVNPLRRLSAQQLSASLLLTGCSMLALVAIGIGHRHEPRYLHTSTDHQRFDRLQCVTERWMLLQVAARPGSMQIGHPPYTQLQGPKSSHLLYLYRTTTLSAAHAPGAAKVALDP; encoded by the coding sequence ATGGCCAGGGACTCTTCGTCTAAATCGCATCGACTTCCGGCTTACATAGTCAACCCGCTGAGGCGGCTGAGCGCCCAGCAGCTGAGCGCCAGCTTGCTGCTGACAGGCTGTTCCATGCTCGCTCTTGTGGCCATTGGCATCGGCCATCGACATGAACCAAGGTACCTACATACATCTACTGATCATCAGCGATTTGATCGTCTGCAATGCGTGACGGAGCGCTGGATGCTACTACAAGTAGCAGCGAGGCCCGGATCCATGCAAATCGGCCACCCGCCATACACACAGTTGCAGGGCCCCAAATCCAGCCACTTGCTGTACCTGTACCGTACGACGACACTGTCTGCGGCGCACGCCCCGGGAGCGGCAAAAGTGGCCCTCGATCCGTGA
- a CDS encoding uncharacterized protein (EggNog:ENOG41~TransMembrane:13 (o54-76i88-108o128-152i164-188o194-214i226-246o266-286i298-315o321-346i358-380o386-408i429-452o464-483i)) codes for MLVDKVEATAVPVRDNDGHQSDEESLLHKVLRAGRIEERGILPVPAEERTSTRFFNIFTVWFSINANILGITFGMLGPLSYNLSLRDSSLVILFFCMLSTVPPAFLAILGPKTGMRQMIQARYSFGRYIVSLPVLLNLASMTGFTVIICITGGQCISAISDGRVSINVGIIIIAVLSLLVSFCGFRILHIYETYAFIPAIISVVIATGCAGSGLKKQATPAEPATAADILNFGMIVASYQIPWAALASDFTTYFDPKVPSWRVFAYSYWGLLTPTVLLMILGAAVAGAIPNNPEWQDAFDNYSVGGALAAMLSSAGNFGKFIVVVLALTLLGNTCGTFYAITLNFQTLAPWLFKVPRYLFAVVITAIIIAVAITAVDNFFESLENFVSLIGYWSAAFVGIVIVEHIVFRRQDYSSYDHAIWSDAKKLPLGVAALLSGILCFGMVVPCMDQVWWQGPIAKTTGDIGFEMAFVVASLLYVPLRYAEIRLTGR; via the exons ATGTTGGTGGATAAGGTAGAGGCTACGGCCGTGCCAGTCAGGGACAACGATGGCCATCAAAGCGATGAAGAGTCGCTGCTCCACAAGGTGCTGCGAGCTGGCCGCATTGAGGAGCGAGGCATCCTGCCGGTACCAGCTGAAGAGCGCACTTCAACACGGTTCTTTAACATCTTCACCGTCTGGTTCTCCATTAATGCAAACATCCTTGG CATCACCTTTGGCATGCTGGGGCCCTTGTCATATAATCTTAGCCTGAGGGACTCATCTCTCGTGATTCTGTTTTTCTGCATGCTGTCGACTGTACCCCCGGCATTCCTTGCCATCTTGGGTCCCAAGACCGGCATGAGACAGATGATACAGGCTCGCTATAGCTTTGG CCGATACATCGTGTCATTACCGGTGCTGCTCAACTTGGCCAGCATGACTGGCTTCACTgtcatcatctgcatcaCCGGCGGACAGtgcatctctgccatctcaGACGGGCGTGTCAGCATCAACGtaggcatcatcatcatcgcagTGCTGTCTCTGCTGGTGTCGTTTTGCGGCTTTCGAATTCTGCATATATACGAGACGTACGCATTCATCCCGGCCATCATCAGCGTCGTCATTGCCACTGGCTGCGCTGGCTCAGGCCTCAAGAAGCAAGCCACCCCCGCGGAGCCGGCTACGGCTGCAGATATCCTCAACTTTGGCATGATCGTCGCCAGCTACCAAATTCCTTGGGCCGCTTTAGCGAGCGACTTCACCACTTATTTTGATCCCAAGGTTCCATC ATGGAGAGTTTTTGCCTACTCTTACTGGGGTCTCCTCACGCCCACCGTGCTGCTCATGATCCTTGGAGCAGCCGTTGCTGGGGCGATTCCCAACAACCCAGAGTGGCAGGATGCATTTGACAACTACTCCGTCGGCGGTGCCCTTGCCGCGATGCTGTCCAGCGCGGGGAACTTTGGCAAGTTCATCGTGGTTGTGCTGGCGCTCACCCTGCTGGGAAACACCTGTGGAACGTTTTACGCAATCACGCTCAACTTCCAGACCTTGGCCCCGTGGCTGTTCAAGGTCCCCCGATACCTGTTTGCCGTGgtcatcaccgccatcatcattgccgtGGCCATCACCGCCGTGGACAACTTCTTCGAGAGTCTGGAGAACTTTGTGTCTCTGATTGGCTACTGGTCCGCCGCTTTTGTCGGAATCGTCATCGTGGAGCACATTGTGTTCCGTCGCCAAGACTATAGCTCGTACGACCACGCCATCTGGAGCGACGCGAAGAAGCTTCCCTTGGGCGTTGCAGCTCTGCTGAGCGGCATCCTGTGCTTTGGAATGGTTGTCCCGTGTATGGACCAGGTTTGGTGGCAGGGCCCTATAGCGAAGACAACGGGCGATATTGGCTTTGAGATGGCGTTTGTCGTGGCTTCGTTGCTCTACGTGCCGCTTCGCTATGCCGAGATCCGGCTTACGGGCAGGTAA
- a CDS encoding 60S ribosomal protein uL15: MPTRTSKTRKHRGHVSHGKGRVGKHRKHPGGRGLAGGQHHHRTNMDKYHPGYFGKVGMRYFHKQQAHFWKPIINLDKLWSLVPTETRDAYVSGEKKDTVPVLDLLPLGYSKLLGKGRIPEIPLVVRARWVSKLAEQKIKEAGGVVELVA, translated from the exons ATGCCTACCCGAACTTCGAAGACCCGCAAGCA CCGCGGCCACGTTTCCCATGGAAAGGGTCGTGTAGGCAAGCACCGCAAGCATCCCGGTGGTCGTGGTCTGGCTGGTGGtcagcaccaccaccgtACCAACATGGACAAG TACCATCCTGGTTACTTCGGTAAGGTTGGTATGCGATACTTCCACAAGCAGCAAGCCCACTTCTGGAAGCCCATCATCAACCTCGACAAG CTGTGGTCACTCGTCCCCACTGAGACCCGCGATGCCTACGTCTccggcgagaagaaggacacCGTCCCCGTCCTCGACCTTCTCCCTCTCGGCTACTCCAAGCTGCTCGGCAAGGGCCGCATCCCCGAAATCCCCCTGGTTGTCCGCGCAAGATGGGTCAGCAAGCTGGCTGAGCAGAAGATCAAGGAGGCTGGTGGTGTTGTAGAGCTGGTGGCATAA
- a CDS encoding uncharacterized protein (BUSCO:EOG092D06DZ), with product MGTISFDINDALKRYMSDPATIPTPEADAALFDCENDPEALTNQVINPVLNPIIDAVADNPDAILRAVNMDSLQFLLKYTPYLPAHALSKVFDLVMSGLSAETDAVHNDIESPDEQESVEHHKQLLEIYGFLIQWTIAAVETKAAERSSAAPVARGRGKPKKASQRDDAWDSAAQLQGALEVMCKTLKLKLSRIFLTTSERDTFIGLLTRPVYMILENEQRVKTTTIRMHCFKVLCIAVKHHGHGYAAQINIIQNLTYFEHLSEPMAEFLHILAETYDYPQLTDEVLREISNKEFNSNDNRGPKSVSAFITKLSELAPRLVIKQMTMLAKQLDSESYTLRCALIEVCGNMIAYLSRQDERSENHKSQLNAFFDVLEERFLDINPYSRCRTLQVYMRLCELEQKFPKRRQKAAELACRSLEDRSSNVRRNAIKLLGTLIKTHPFTVMHGAQLSRKEWQARYDKVEEELNALKPPPGMPGFGNAADTTVDNSLLDEATQLGSPEKPQQMTDQERFEAVQKAREEAATSEAIEKLTLTRRYYNEALKFIDVLHDATGLVCQLLGARNKSEVIEAIDYFEVGDAYNIEQNKVGIRRMLRLIWTKGNSDEGKGVQTHLIECYRRLFFEAPDSFSPNDAANYIARNMISLTFGATPAELTSLEQLLATMMKGGAVPEIVVTKLWQVYGVQKREISKTQRRGAIIVLGMLATANPEIAVGEIETMLRTGLGSLGRNDLQLAKYTCIALRRINPTGRQAKESSAKFSRLPNDHAVCSRLAAITEVPSNSNEWYGVAEQAINAVYALSKHPDILCSAIIRRKAKHVFGGVGSRPTSRDEDKMDEFADPVWPGATQASPKKSNRRDNAMSLPQLLFIVGHVAIKQIVHLELCELDFKRRKQEKEKQAPAKTDKDKEDANELDLIGGTTEDDFTEAMAHIRERELLFGPTSLLAMFGPLVSEICANNTTYADKDLQAAATLCLAKLMCVSSEYCEANLPLLITIMERSPDPTVRSNAVIALGDMAVCFNHLIDENTDFLYRRLADTDVSVKRTCLMTLTFLILAGQVKVKGQLGEMAKCMEDEDRRIADLAKMFFTELSTKDNAVYNHFVDMFSLLSAGNMEEESFKRIIRFLLGFVEKDKHAKQLAEKLAARLNRCETERQWNDVAFALGLLQHKNEEITKLVSEGFKVVQAAA from the exons ATGGGGACCATCAGCTTCGATATCAACGATGCGCTGAAGCGCTACATGTCCGATCCGGCCACGATTCCCACGCCTGAAGCAGATGCCGCGCTGTTCGACTGCGAGAATGACCCCGAGGCGCTCACCAACCAGGTGATCAACCCGGTGTTGAATCCCATCATCGACGCGGTTGCGGACAACCCCGATGCCATCTTGCGAGCTGTCAACATGGACTCATTGCAGTTCTTACTCAA ATATACGCCGTATTTACCAGCTCATGCGCTAAGCAAAGTGTTCGACTTGGTAATGAGCGGGCTGAGTGCCGAGACAGACGCAGTGCATAACGACATCGAGTCGCCCGACGAGCAAGAATCAGTAGAACATCACAAGCAACTATTAGAGATTTACGGATTCCTTATCCAGTGGACTATTGCAGCGGTCGAAACCAAGGCAGCGGAAAGGTCGTCTGCGGCGCCAGTCGCAAGAGGCCGagggaagccaaagaaggcTTCACAAAGGGACGATGCGTGGGATTCAGCCGCACAGCTTCAGGGCGCGCTGGAAGTCATGTGCAAAACTCTAAAGCTGAAACTGTCCAGAATCTTTCTGACGACGAGTGAGAGAGATACATTTATTGGGCTGCTGACCAGGCCGGTCTACATGATCCTGGAAAATGAACAACGGGTCAAGACCACGACTATCCGGATGCACTGCTTCAAAGTGCTGTGTATCGCGGTCAAGCATCACGGCCATGGCTACG CCGCTCAAATCAACATTATTCAGAACCTGACATACTTTGAGCATCTATCCGAACCAATGGCGGAATTTCTTCATATCCTGGCCGAGACCTACGACTATCCTCAACTTACCGACGAAGTTTTGCGtgaaattagtaataaagAGTTCAACTCCAACGATAACCGAGGACCAAAGTCGGTGTCTGCATTCATCACTAAATTATCGGAACTTGCGCCAAGATTGGTAATTAAACAAATGACAATGCTAGCCAAACAGCTGGATAGTGAG TCATACACTCTTCGATGCGCTTTGATAGAAGTGTGCGGCAACATGATTGCCTATCTGAGCCGACAAGACGAGCGAAGCGAGAACCACAAGTCACAGCTGAATGCCTTCTTTGATGTCCTCGAGGAGCGATTTCTCGATATTAACCCATACTCACGATGCCGTACATTGCAAGTGTACATGAGGCTTTGCGAACTGGAGCAAAAATTTCCCAAGCGACGCCAAAAGGCCGCCGAACTAGCCTGCAGGAGCCTCGAAGACAGGAGCAGCAACGTGAGACGCAACGCCATTAAGCTATTGGGAACTCTTATCAAGACTCACCCGTTTACCGTCATGCACGGCGCTCAACTATCGCGGAAAGAATGGCAGGCCCGCTACGAcaaggttgaagaagagttgaATGCTCTAAAGCCTCCTCCCGGTATGCCTGGTTTCGGAAACGCAGCAGATACGACGGTGGATAACAGCCTCCTCGATGAAGCTACCCAGCTGGGCTCTCCAGAGAAGCCTCAACAAATGACTGATCAAGAGAGGTTTGAGGCGGTCCAGAAGgcgcgagaagaagcagctacAAGCGAAGCGATTGAGAAACTCACCCTGACTCGGCGATATTACAATGAAGCTCTCAAGTTCATCGACGTGTTACACGACGCCACTGGACTCgtctgccagcttcttggagccCGGAACAAGAGCGAGGTCATTGAAGCAATTGACTATTTCGAGGTTGGCGATGCCTACAATATTGAGCAGAACAAGGTTGGCATCCGCCGTATGCTGCGCCTGATTTGGACCAAGGGCAATAGCGACGAGGGTAAAGGCGTGCAAACCCACCTCATTGAGTGTTACAGGAGATTGTTCTTCGAAGCCCCGGATTCATTCAGCCCAAATGATGCCGCCAACTACATTGCACGTAATATGATCAGCTTAACGTTTGGAGCCACGCCTGCTGAATTGACTTCATTGGAGCAGTTGCTTGCCACAATGATGAAGGGCGGCGCGGTTCCTGAGATTGTAGTCACCAAGCTGTGGCAGGTATACGGTGTCCAGAAGCGAGAAATTTCCAAGACTCAGAGGCGAGGCGCCATCATCGTGCTTGGAATGCTTGCCACGGCCAACCCTGAGATTGCGGTCGGTGAAATCGAGACGATGCTCCGAACAGGCCTAGGATCGCTTGGACGCAATGACTTGCAACTAGCCAAGTATACTTGCATTGCTCTAAGGCGGATCAACCCCACAGGAAGGCAGGCCAAGGAGTCGAGTGCCAAGTTTTCACGGCTTCCAAACGATCATGCCGTCTGCTCACGGCTAGCAGCCATAACCGAAGTGCCCTCGAACAGTAACGAATGGTACGGGGTCGCAGAACAGGCAATCAACGCCGTCTACGCTCTGTCTAAGCATCCCGATATTCTCTGCTCAGCCATAATCCGGCGGAAAGCCAAACATGTGTTTGGTGGCGTCGGCTCACGGCCGACTTCGCGAGATGAGGATAAGATGGATGAATTCGCCGACCCTGTCTGGCCAGGCGCTACTCAAGCATCACCGAAAAAGTCCAACAGGCGTGATAATGCCATGTCTCTGCCCCAGCTCCTTTTCATCGTCGGCCATGTCGCCATTAAGCAAATTGTACACCTCGAACTTTGCGAATTAGATTTTAAGCGAAGAaagcaggagaaggagaagcaggcgCCGGCAAAGActgacaaggacaaggaggaTGCAAACGAGTTGGATCTCATTGGTGGCACTACAGAGGATGACTTTACAGAGGCAATGGCACACATCCGAGAGCGAGAGCTTCTCTTTGGACCGACGTCGCTCCTGGCAATGTTTGGGCCTCTTGTATCTGAGATTTGCGCAAACAACACAACTTACGCAGACAAGGATCTCCAGGCTGCGGCTACGCTGTGTCTTGCAAAGCTCATGTGCGTTTCTTCCGAATACTGCGAGGCCAATCTTCCCCTTCTCATCACAATTATGGAACGATCTCCCGACCCTACTGTTCGATCGAATGCCGTCATTGCGCTGGGTGACATGGCAGTTTGCTTCAACCATCTGATTGATGAGAATACGGATTTCTTGTATCGCCGCCTGGCAGATACAGACGTATCCGTAAAGCGGACCTGCTTGATGACGTTGACGTTTTTGATTCTGGCTGGTCaggtcaaggtcaagggtCAACTCGGCGAAATGGCCAAGTGTATGGAGGACGAAGATAGACGGATTGCCGATCTCGCAAAGATGTTCTTTACGGAGCTCAGCACCAAGGACAATGCGGTATACAACCATTTTGTGGACATGTTTAGCTTGCTGAGTGCTGGCAAtatggaggaagagagctTCAAGCGCATCATTAGATTCCTGCTCGGATTTGTTGAAAAG GACAAACACGCCAAACAGCTGGCTGAAAAGCTGGCGGCAAGACTGAATCGCTGCGAGACGGAGCGGCAGTGGAACGACGTTGCGTTTGCTTTGGGTTTGCTGCAGCATAAGAACGAGGAGATTACGAAACTAGTGTCTGAGGGTTTCAAGGTCGTGCAGGCCGCCGCTTGA
- a CDS encoding uncharacterized protein (EggNog:ENOG41), translating to MSEPSGIDWNTGDKSAMVSIGSHKLYLSASGQDRKPGQPIILLMQGMASTIDEWVLVKRLVSPFARWVEYDRSGLGRSEDAVETREEISAASVAADLGLLLETAGVAPPYVIVAHSWGGLTSREFIHLQEKNVAGIVFVDAVTEFSKVREELVSAEPYLPALHKDVEFLPISSLTRDLKLSPEEWAAVRKQGDSARTSVVEAAELKASWGDKPVLMAKKQGENQVLGNRPVSVLAANNAMDLQTRFDAGVAAGNGTEEERAQYRVLIDRMSKEDIDHQKEQLKLSSVARYTFTETNGHNVQMTDPQLIVDEIRWVLDHVIV from the coding sequence ATGTCTGAACCCTCCGGCATCGACTGGAACACTGGTGATAAGTCGGCAATGGTTTCAATTGGCAGCCACAAACTCTATCTGTCTGCCTCGGGCCAGGACCGCAAACCCGGCCAGCCAATAATCCTCTTGATGCAAGGTATGGCAAGCACGATTGATGAATGGGTTCTCGTCAAGCGCCTCGTTTCTCCATTTGCGCGCTGGGTCGAGTATGACCGTTCTGGCCTGGGCAGGAGTGAAGATGCCGTTGAAACGCGTGAAGAAATCAGCGCTGCATCTGTTGCGGCAGATTTGGGCCTTCTCCTCGAAACAGCTGGGGTCGCTCCTCCTTACGTTATTGTGGCCCATTCGTGGGGAGGACTCACTTCTCGAGAGTTTATTCATTTGCAGGAGAAAAATGTTGCCGGTATCGtgtttgttgatgctgttaCTGAGTTCAGCAAAGTCCGTGAGGAGCTAGTATCTGCGGAGCCGTATCTTCCAGCGTTACACAAGGACGTCGAGTTTCTTCCTATTTCATCTCTTACGCGGGACTTGAAACTGTCTCCTGAGGAATGGGCTGCTGTTCGGAAGCAGGGTGATAGCGCCAGAACATCAGTCGTCGAGGCTGCCGAACTAAAGGCATCCTGGGGAGACAAGCCGGtgctgatggcaaagaagcaagGCGAAAATCAAGTCCTCGGAAACAGACCCGTGAGTGTTCTCGCGGCAAATAATGCGATGGATCTCCAGACACGGTTCGatgctggtgttgctgctggaaacggtactgaagaagagagagcacAGTATAGAGTGTTAATAGACAGGATGTCAAAGGAAGATATCGACCATCAGAAAGAGCAGTTAAAGTTGTCAAGTGTAGCAAGATATACTTTTACAGAGACAAACGGTCATAATGTTCAGATGACAGACCCACAGCTAATAGTAGACGAGATTAGATGGGTTTTAGATCATGTTATTGTATAG